One part of the Arthrobacter sp. EM1 genome encodes these proteins:
- a CDS encoding flagellar biosynthetic protein FliR: MGIPIDPRWLEAFLLASVRMTAFLIVAPPFAYRAFPARVKATLGLGLGLAVSQRVSSGYAARDTAGFVTGVVFELATGLVLGFIVMVIFAAIQSAGSLIDLAGGFQLAQGFDPQMNVNGAQFTRLLQMAALALLFASDGYQLIITGLTGSFTALPLAGGINMAQPVQAMTSAVTGLFLAAVQIAGPLMVVLFLADVGLGLLTRVAPALNAFALGFPLKILLTLLLAGFMFVALPRIVSSLAGQAAKAVLGVG; this comes from the coding sequence GTGGGCATCCCGATCGACCCGCGGTGGCTGGAGGCGTTCCTGCTGGCCAGCGTCCGTATGACGGCCTTCCTGATTGTGGCTCCGCCGTTCGCCTACCGTGCCTTCCCGGCCCGGGTAAAGGCCACGCTGGGCCTGGGGCTCGGACTCGCGGTCTCCCAGCGAGTCTCCAGCGGCTACGCTGCGCGTGACACTGCCGGCTTTGTGACAGGTGTGGTGTTCGAACTCGCCACCGGTCTTGTCCTGGGATTCATCGTGATGGTGATTTTCGCCGCGATCCAGTCGGCCGGCAGCCTGATCGACCTCGCGGGCGGTTTCCAGCTGGCCCAGGGCTTTGATCCGCAAATGAACGTCAACGGCGCGCAGTTCACCAGGCTGCTCCAGATGGCTGCCCTTGCGCTCCTCTTCGCCTCCGACGGCTATCAGTTGATCATCACCGGGCTCACCGGAAGCTTCACGGCGCTGCCGCTGGCCGGCGGCATTAACATGGCCCAGCCCGTCCAAGCCATGACATCGGCGGTAACCGGCCTGTTCCTCGCAGCGGTCCAGATTGCCGGACCCCTGATGGTCGTTTTGTTCCTGGCCGACGTCGGACTCGGTCTCCTGACCCGGGTGGCACCGGCGCTGAACGCCTTCGCGCTCGGCTTTCCGCTCAAGATTTTGCTCACGCTGCTTCTGGCCGGCTTTATGTTCGTGGCCTTGCCGCGGATCGTGTCGAGCCTCGCCGGGCAGGCCGCCAAGGCCGTCCTGGGGGTGGGCTAG
- the fliQ gene encoding flagellar biosynthesis protein FliQ, with the protein MNANAVLDICLQAMLVGAKLSAPVLVTALVVGLAVSLVQSITQLQEATLSFVPKAAAVAIALVVCGHWMISEMVSFTNDLFARIPGLLGGM; encoded by the coding sequence ATGAACGCCAACGCCGTCCTCGATATTTGCCTTCAAGCCATGCTTGTGGGTGCCAAGCTCTCCGCGCCGGTGCTGGTCACGGCCCTGGTGGTCGGGCTGGCCGTTTCCCTCGTGCAGTCGATCACCCAACTGCAGGAGGCGACCCTCTCGTTCGTGCCTAAAGCCGCCGCCGTCGCCATCGCCTTGGTGGTCTGCGGTCACTGGATGATCTCGGAAATGGTGTCCTTCACCAACGATCTTTTCGCCAGGATCCCCGGACTTTTGGGCGGAATGTGA
- the fliP gene encoding flagellar type III secretion system pore protein FliP (The bacterial flagellar biogenesis protein FliP forms a type III secretion system (T3SS)-type pore required for flagellar assembly.), translated as MNTDPLVRAGRSSAGRALVLGLAAVLLAVLLLWLNASAGHAAPIVPAPPVPPTDPSAPGDGINIQINGVDGKPSTAVLTLIGITLLSVAPALLLMMTSFTKIFVVLAMTRNALSLPSIPPNQVLAGLALFLSIFVMFPVITEMNNLGVQPYLNGTLDFNAAVDVGKGPLQQFMLAHTRQEDIALMTRAAGMENPDSPAAVPLQTLIPAFMVSELRAAFIIGFVIFIPFLVIDLVVSAALMSMGMMMLPPVMISLPFKILLFVLVDGWGLIITALIQSYAGTG; from the coding sequence TTGAACACCGATCCATTAGTCCGGGCCGGCCGGAGCTCTGCCGGCAGGGCACTGGTGCTGGGACTGGCAGCGGTGCTGCTTGCCGTCCTGCTGCTGTGGTTGAACGCCTCCGCCGGCCACGCCGCACCCATAGTCCCCGCGCCCCCGGTGCCACCCACAGACCCCTCGGCACCCGGTGACGGCATCAATATCCAGATCAACGGCGTCGACGGTAAGCCCTCAACGGCCGTCCTGACCCTGATCGGGATCACGCTGCTCTCGGTGGCTCCGGCGTTGCTGCTGATGATGACGTCCTTCACCAAAATTTTTGTGGTCTTGGCCATGACGCGAAACGCGCTCTCCCTGCCGTCCATCCCGCCGAACCAGGTGCTCGCCGGGCTGGCACTGTTCCTGTCGATCTTCGTGATGTTTCCCGTCATCACCGAGATGAACAACCTCGGGGTCCAGCCTTACCTGAACGGGACCCTGGACTTTAACGCCGCCGTCGACGTCGGCAAGGGCCCGCTGCAGCAATTTATGCTCGCACACACCCGGCAGGAGGACATCGCCCTTATGACCAGGGCGGCCGGAATGGAAAATCCGGACAGCCCCGCCGCGGTGCCGCTGCAGACCCTGATACCGGCCTTTATGGTCTCTGAACTGCGTGCCGCCTTTATTATTGGTTTTGTCATTTTTATCCCTTTCCTGGTTATCGACCTCGTCGTCTCCGCGGCGCTGATGTCCATGGGCATGATGATGCTTCCGCCGGTTATGATCTCCCTGCCCTTCAAGATCCTGCTGTTTGTCCTGGTGGACGGCTGGGGCCTGATTATCACTGCCCTGATCCAGAGTTATGCGGGCACCGGATGA
- the fliO gene encoding flagellar biosynthetic protein FliO: MDSLILGLRVVVALGAVLGLMWLLQRRLGKGNGRRRADSALTVVSRQSLGQKASVVVVDAAGRRFMLGVTEHAVNVLHSGDIPAEAEEESVPAANAGFGEFARLLAAASPRAAVARKDDESAGDGLSAEGSGDGTPGAPMPRRSSIHRNSHSRGPAGQPPLHGSILAGSTWKQAAAALRGGRRR; this comes from the coding sequence ATGGACTCGCTGATCCTCGGGCTGCGGGTAGTCGTGGCCCTGGGCGCGGTGCTTGGCCTTATGTGGTTGCTGCAGCGCCGGCTCGGCAAAGGCAACGGACGACGCCGGGCTGACAGTGCCCTGACGGTTGTCAGCCGGCAGAGCCTGGGACAGAAGGCCTCAGTGGTAGTCGTCGACGCCGCCGGCCGGCGATTTATGCTCGGTGTTACCGAGCATGCCGTGAACGTCCTGCACAGCGGCGACATCCCGGCCGAAGCCGAAGAGGAGTCCGTGCCTGCAGCCAACGCCGGATTCGGCGAATTCGCCCGGCTGCTCGCCGCCGCCAGCCCCCGCGCCGCCGTCGCGCGGAAGGACGACGAGAGCGCCGGTGACGGGCTTTCCGCCGAGGGTTCCGGCGACGGAACCCCCGGCGCCCCGATGCCCAGGCGCAGCTCCATCCACCGGAATTCCCACTCCCGCGGTCCGGCAGGCCAGCCGCCGCTGCACGGCTCGATCCTGGCCGGCTCCACGTGGAAGCAGGCCGCCGCAGCTCTCAGGGGCGGACGCCGCCGTTGA